The Deinococcus malanensis sequence ACGCTCGCGGGTTGGGGGGTCTGAAGGAGGGAAAGAACCTATGTTCGACGTCCTGATGGTAGAAGACAACCCGTCTGATGTCGTCCTCATGGAGCTGGCCTTAGAGAATTTTCTGCCTGAGTTGAGGCTGACGGTGGTTCCCGACGGCGCCGAAGCGCTTGCGTACCTCAAGCAACAGCATCCATACAGTGGTGCGTTCCGCCCACATCTGGTTCTCCTGGACGGAAACACGCCCCGAATGGGCGCCATAGAAGTCCTGCAGGAAGTTCGGCGCATGGCCACCTTTGCTGACCTCCCGATAGTGGTGTTCAGTGGCTCGATTGCGGCCGAGGACGCGAAGAGGAGCATTGCAGCAGGGGCTGACCAGTATGTTGCCAAGCCGGGTAGTTTTGGTG is a genomic window containing:
- a CDS encoding response regulator; amino-acid sequence: MFDVLMVEDNPSDVVLMELALENFLPELRLTVVPDGAEALAYLKQQHPYSGAFRPHLVLLDGNTPRMGAIEVLQEVRRMATFADLPIVVFSGSIAAEDAKRSIAAGADQYVAKPGSFGDYTRVVQQLLAFWYGKAGTGEIAS